Genomic DNA from Candidatus Saganbacteria bacterium:
ATCCCATGGCCGTAAATAACAGCAGGGATAACCCCCTTTTTCCTTAGGGACTTATTTTTATTGCCTAATTCAACCCTATCCTGCGCTTCGAGATCTAATTTTTCCATAACAGTTATTAATTATACCAAACAAATCAATTGCTGTCCAGGATGATTTTTTTGGCACTTAATCGGTTTTTTCTATACCACTCTAATATATCATGCGTGATCATTGCAGAAACACGATCCCCATGTTCCCCATGCGACACAAAAGTCGCGACAGCTACTTCAGGCGTTGCTGCCGGCGCATAGCTTAAAAACCAAGCATGCGGAAGCCCAGGATTTTCTGCTGTGCCTGTTTTTCCGGCGGCTTCGTTCCCTGGAACATAAGCCGCAATTCCAGTGCCGCGGAACACAACGTCCATTAATGCGCTTTTTATCAAGTCGAGGAATCTTTTCGCGATCGGGATCTCGGAAACAATTATCGGCTTGTTTTCAAATAATATTTTCCCGTTATTATCAATGATTTTTTTTACGACATACGGCTTGAACCTTTTACCGGCAGCGATTTCTCCAAATAAGGAAGCCATTTGGAGGGGCGTTACCTGCGTGTATCCCTGCCCTATACCGAGGTTGATCGAGTCGCCGTCATACCAATCCTCATTAAACCGTTCCTTTTTCCATTTGGACGACGGCACAAAGCCTCTTTTCTCCTGCGGAAGATCGATCCCTGTCTTCTGCCCAAGACCGTAACTTTGCGCAAACTCATGCAATATATCAGGCCCCAATCGTTTGCCAAGCTCGTAAAAAACAACATCGCATGACCAGACAAGCCCTTCGATAGGCGTTATCCTCCCATGTCCGCTCTCCTTCCAGCATTTTGCGATCCTATGTCCAAGCCTGTATACGCCGGAACATTTGAATATTTCATTTTCGGTCGTTTTGCCGGTTTCAAGCGCGGCGGAAAGGGTCACAGGCTTAAAGATCGATCCCGGCGGATAGCTCGAAAGAGCCCTGTTCATAAAAGGATGGTTCCTCGTGCCCTGTGCATCCCAATTTGAAGGGTCATATGCAGGATGCGACGACATCGCCAAAATTTCCCCGCTATTGGGGTCAATAACCACAACTGCCCCTTCCCTGTTGCCCAATGCTTCATCGACCTTTTTTTGCAAGTCGAGGTCCACCGTCAAAATGATGTTGCTGCCCGGGACCGGATCGACAATATCCAACACTCTCATGGGGTTTCCCAGGGCATCAACTTCGATCTTCTTTCCGCCTGAAACGCCCCTCAAATATTTATCATAAGATTTTTCGACGCCGTCTTTGCCGATAAGATCCCCGAGCTTAAAACCTTCATTTTTGAGGGCTCGAAGTTCATTCTTGTCTATCTCACCGACAAAGCCCAAAATGTGGGATGCAACCTTTTTATACGGATATGACCTAAGAGGGAAACAGATGACCTCGACCCCTGGAAGCCCGTCCCTGTCTTCTTCGATCCTTGAAACAACAGAAGTCGG
This window encodes:
- the mrdA gene encoding penicillin-binding protein 2, whose protein sequence is MNNRSQVFIIALNVMLAFFILRLIGLQLVENEKYKRLSMDNAAHTTPILAPRGIIFDKYGKVMLKNHPVFMAYLRPHLLPDDPKNVLHKLGEILKMDPGKIHKKYIERKTPLSEGILIASNLPTSVVSRIEEDRDGLPGVEVICFPLRSYPYKKVASHILGFVGEIDKNELRALKNEGFKLGDLIGKDGVEKSYDKYLRGVSGGKKIEVDALGNPMRVLDIVDPVPGSNIILTVDLDLQKKVDEALGNREGAVVVIDPNSGEILAMSSHPAYDPSNWDAQGTRNHPFMNRALSSYPPGSIFKPVTLSAALETGKTTENEIFKCSGVYRLGHRIAKCWKESGHGRITPIEGLVWSCDVVFYELGKRLGPDILHEFAQSYGLGQKTGIDLPQEKRGFVPSSKWKKERFNEDWYDGDSINLGIGQGYTQVTPLQMASLFGEIAAGKRFKPYVVKKIIDNNGKILFENKPIIVSEIPIAKRFLDLIKSALMDVVFRGTGIAAYVPGNEAAGKTGTAENPGLPHAWFLSYAPAATPEVAVATFVSHGEHGDRVSAMITHDILEWYRKNRLSAKKIILDSN